CTAGAAGCACTACTCTTTAAAAACTACACAGTCACATATCTCCCCTTTCCTATCCTTCATTTTAGAATTTAGGAGATATGGGGTGAATCGCCAGTTTATTTAaccttgttttctcctgtttttgaaAGTTAAGGCGGTAAGTTGATTGTATTTGGGTTTATTTGATTTCTCAGGTTGGGCCATTTCGGTTAGCTCTCCATTAGACTTGTTTTGTCTGTAATGTTGGCCCTGATTCACCTTGAAGTTAATTCCTGATGGAATGATATGTAAATGTAacctgatataaaaaaaaaaaaaattaaataatcttttatttataaGATCAAAATTGAGTTTCTGTGGCTGCTTGGGAAttgggaaaatgtgtttttttcatgttgtgtcTGAGTCACCTTTAGACAGGGCTaaacaatgtgtgtttgtgttaccttAGCAGTGCCATCCAGGACAGCCTGACACAACTCTCCCAGTGACTCTGCTGTCAGATCCCCAGAAGCGATGGCAAACTTCTTTCCTGTCTCCATGTTGACAATGCGTGAAGTTGGGGCGTCTTGCTCTGACACGCCGAAGTATTTCAGCACATGAGAGAGAGCTTcagtcacatctattgaaatGAATAGCATCTATGAAAAACagaagggacaaaaaaaacaagacaaaaacaaaagcaacaatGGTTAATGAAGTTTTATGTGATTCTGTCGATACATTATTTCTAAAGACACTCTCCAACGCACCGACCACTCTCAAACAGATTGCTATAGATCATTCTATTACCTTGCCCTTGAACTTTTTGGCCACAGTCTTGGATTCTTCTATCAGAGACGTCTGACTGTCCACAGATGAGTTGATGAACAACAGACTGTGCAGGTGGATGTTGGAGGAGAAGATCTTATCTGCaacctgaaataaaaaagagattaTCATTTGAATAGAATTTTGGATTTATGTTagtttgtaaacatttttatttgtctacATATGTGTGCGTTTTACCTCTTGGCTGAATGGGATGATCAGCTGCAGACTTTTTTCATTGATGAAGTcggtcagattttttttgtctagtGTCCCATCTTCAGACAACGCAAAGTCTGCTCTGCCTTCATCaaactaacaaaacacacacacacacacacacacacacacacacacacacacacacacacacacacacacacaagaaaccTTAGGTatcatggaaaaaaatgtacacagaTGTAACTCAACACTTGACAGGTACTTTGAGAGATTTGGCAAATTATGAGATAACACAAAATAACATATTGACCTGGTGATCCTGGTAACTATCCTGACTATTATAATgattaaaacaattatttccTCATATTATATATAGATAATAAAAATGAACGTTGCTTAAGCCTTGTCCCTCTTCTAAACAAAAGCCCTCAATCTAAATCTTAAAGTTCAATATAATATTTTGAAGGAGCTAGATCAAATACATTTCTGCCCAATCCAAATCTCCACACTAACAGTGCTTTCCCACTCTCAAACATATAGGCTATTCAATAAAGTCGAACATAAACCcctaaatgtaaacaaagcaggCTAAGATGTGACagagaaatatgcaaatatGTCGATTTGTGAGGGCTCATAATTGTCTTTCTATATGCACCTCCTCtaaacactagatggcagcaacACTAACATCATGACTCCTTGTACAAgggatttttctttctgtgataaaaatgactgtgtattttatttagtATCAAAACTATTCATACCTTTTTGAAGAGCACCACTGTGTTGGCTTTCGCCTCATACTTCTGGAAAACCTCAGGACTGGCTGACAGAGCAAACTCAGTTTCAGTAACATCCAAAGCAAGTTCCTTGAACGTCTTGGCCGCCTCGCTCTCCAGATTCTGAcacaaatatcaacattttaacataagTACACAATCTTGAGATTTATTTAGTGAGACAGATAAATTAAGATACACATACCTCAAAGAATCCCACAACAGTTATGTTATGGGAATCGATAAACTGAGCTGCAGAGTCGGTGGATTCAAGCACTGCAGCACCAGGGCCCACGCGACGCTTCATCCACTGGATTATTCCCTCTAATGACCtcttaccttaaaaaaaaaaaaaaaaacacacaacacaaacaaatcaagtcAACAGTTCTTTCATGTGTGTTAACGAAATATGATTTGGGATTAAAACAGGTTAAGAAgtgaatttaattaaattaaaatgctgTTGTGTGACCAATTAGGCTGAGGTGTGTTTATGTACAATTCACACAACAAACTCTAAACATGTAAGGTACACGATTATACTTTACACACACTATGACTCAGACATGGCATTTAAAGTCACGATTTGAACTGTAAATGTGCTTTACTGTAGGTACTTATGACAATTGTTCATTAAAATTGCTTtggttttgctgttttttaaatgtgtttgacaAATGAGTCAAACTTGACTGGACTATAAAACAGCATTAAAGgaacagtttaacattttgggaaatagTCAAACATGTGCTTTTATTCTTGTCGTTAGATGACAACATTGATGCGTTATGTGcgcaaaaaaaatgaagcatagCAGCCAGTTAGCCAAGATTAGAATAAATGCCctaaacagagagaaacagctaGCCTTGCATGCTCTTAGTTCAACAAATATTGCTCGCCTGTGGACGTTGATGCTGGAGCCAGATTGTTAGCTTAATTTAGCATCAAGACTGAACAAAGAGTCAACTGTCATGGCCTACTTGCTAGTTAAAAAACTGCCAccattacattttaatagtgATTGATATTTCCTGCTGAGAGACTCCTTGTGTGTATTTAAGCTAACATGAAGCATACAGGAAGCATCCAGTTTataaatgaaaggaaaataatTCTGGGGAGCATTTACCCTTTCCTGCTTGGAGTTTATTGAGAAAATCACTTtcttatgtttgtattttactaTTGTAAAGTGACACCGTAATTATAAATCTACAGCCAGTACTTAGCTAGTCTATGGGTTGgggaatgttttatttatttattaatctgTCTATTGTATTACACTTAACAACAAAGTACCTACAGTACATACAGTGAGTTAAATTGGTCTTTACACTAAGCTCGGCAAATCTTAGCATATCTGAAGAAAAGCATAAACGTCCACTTCACAAACAGTATCTATATACTTTGAACTCCTGAACAATTGGGATAAAGAAGCATATTTTTCAGTCGAACTGTATTGACTTGAtgctaaaagaaaatgaacagatGAGACCATCATATAACTGAAGGACCTGAAAGCTGGTAGACAGGTTCAGTGAGGGAAGGtaaacccaaacaaacaaacaaacaaacaaacaaacaaacagacagacacacatacactctaGCCACAGAGGTGACTGTTCAGGTAACACTCAGGCTTAGTGGTGACATTGGCACATACAGCTGTGAATCTGAAAAGCtgaacagcagcttcaacagtgtctgaaaagtgtttctctgtgtgtggtgTATGTTTACCGGTGTAGTCAAAAGGCTGCTTGCGATCTCCTTTGACGAACAGTTTCAACGTGGGGAAGCCTTTGATGTCAAACTCATCAGCCAGCTCCTTCTCCTCTGTGACATCCACTTTGGCCAAACGCACAGCAGGTTCCTCCGTCTTTAGCTTCCCAGCAGCCTCGGCGTAAACCGGCTCCAGCTTTTTACAGTGACCACACCAGGGAgcatctgcacaaacacacaaacacacataatataGTTATCTTCTTTATGCAGCATTGGACTGAAATAACTTTGCAGCCTCTCCACAGTCCTCTGCTCTTAGCCAGTCATGTTCAGATAAACATGGAAATAAGCTGCTGATAGCAACAGTGGCAGTTGGGACAAGCTTTCCTTTATCCCCTTTGCTCGTTTCCTTGTTGGGACCTCTGCCCTCGCTGTGCTGAACTCATCTGTGGGAGAATTGACCCAAGAGAACATCTGGACAGGAGAGGCCAtgtgtgcacatttgtgtgATAACGCCTCAGTACTTCTGAGGGGTAGAGCAGAAAGACATCAAAGAAAACTGCAACAGTTTTACATTCATTCTGCGAAACAACTCAATTTTAACTAAGTTAACGTTTCATGCGGCTTTGGTTCATCTCCTGTGGCTTTCTTCAGCTTCAATGTCGTTTTTGTAGCACAGGAAttcactttttgattttttttttctatttaatttatGCATTGCTCCATTAATTATGTGTAAATAAGAAAATGAGGCGCACTCTATTTTAGCTTGTTGTTTGGTGTAAAAAAGATTTTAGTAAGAGTGAGACGTCATTCGACATAAAGGTAAATACTGCTGTTTAACAATAGTAACAATAACAATAGTACAGTGATACTTACAGAATTCGACAAGTAAAAACTGGTTTTCACTGAGAGCTCTGGCAAAGTTGTTGATGTGGAGAACCATGacatctttctcctcctctatctcctccgttttctctttctttggtgcctcctcttcttcttcctcctcctcgtctgtcTCTCCTGGAGGATCTGATGATGTCTTCTCTTCATCTAGTTCGGTCTCTTGGTCAGTTTTGGCGTCATTGTCATCGGCCCGGTTGCAGGAGGCCCACAGCAGCAGGCCAAGCAGGGTTATGGACAGAAGAGTGCGTGTCCTCATGTTTGCTGCTCAGGCCT
This window of the Labrus mixtus chromosome 2, fLabMix1.1, whole genome shotgun sequence genome carries:
- the pdia2 gene encoding protein disulfide-isomerase A2, encoding MRTRTLLSITLLGLLLWASCNRADDNDAKTDQETELDEEKTSSDPPGETDEEEEEEEEAPKKEKTEEIEEEKDVMVLHINNFARALSENQFLLVEFYAPWCGHCKKLEPVYAEAAGKLKTEEPAVRLAKVDVTEEKELADEFDIKGFPTLKLFVKGDRKQPFDYTGKRSLEGIIQWMKRRVGPGAAVLESTDSAAQFIDSHNITVVGFFENLESEAAKTFKELALDVTETEFALSASPEVFQKYEAKANTVVLFKKFDEGRADFALSEDGTLDKKNLTDFINEKSLQLIIPFSQEVADKIFSSNIHLHSLLFINSSVDSQTSLIEESKTVAKKFKGKMLFISIDVTEALSHVLKYFGVSEQDAPTSRIVNMETGKKFAIASGDLTAESLGELCQAVLDGTAKPYFRSEDIPEDWDKLPVKVLVGKNFESVALDPTKNVFVEFYAPWCGHCKQLTPIWDQLGEKYADNDDIIIAKMDSTVNEVESVSVESFPTLKYFPAGEKKEVINYTGKRDLETMSKFLDNGGVLPKEDSDEEDDDDLNDDDDDAEEEEKKDEDTDDDSKEADESEDGSTEKTSKDEL